The Salegentibacter sp. Hel_I_6 region TGTTTTTTTGCCAGTTCTTCTGTTTCCGGTAAAAACCATTTTGCGACCACTTCTACATTCGCATTCGGACTCGATTTAAAAAGAAAATGAAGTTTTTCGTGACCAACCTGTCCGCCGCCAACGACCAGGATATTCAGTTTATTTACTTTTAAAAATACCGGATATAATTCGTTTCTTTCTTCCATAGGCCCCCTAGCCCCCAATGGGGGAATTTTTAAGTTCGTATTCTACGAAATTTTCAGTAACCGCTTTAAGCTTTCCGCTTTCACGAACTACCTCACCAATAACAATGATCGACGGGGCGGTTAATTGTTTTTCGGCAACTACTTTTTCTATACTTTTTATAGTTCCGAAACCTGATTTCTCATTTTCAGTAGTTCCATTCTGAATAATTCCAACCGGAGTATTTTCTTTCCCGTAGTAGCTGAAAATATCCACGATTTCAGTGAGTTTCGCCATTCCCATCAGGATCACCACCGTTGCGGTAGATTGTGCCGCGAGCCTAACATCTTCTGAAAGTTTCTTTTGGGTGGTGGTTCCGGTAATTACCCAAAAACTCTCGGAAGTTCCGCGTTGCGTAAGCGGAATTCCAATATTTGCAGGAACTGCAATTGAAGAAGTGATCCCTGAAACTACCGCGGTTTCCAAACCTTTACTTTTGGCATAATTTATTTCCTCAGAACCTCTTCCGAAGATAAAAGGATCGCCTCCTTTTAAACGAACCACGTGACCTCTTTCCAGAGCATATTTTACGATGAGCTCGTTGATCTCATCTTGAGAATATCTGTGTTTATCCTTTCGTTTTCCAACAAAAATATGCTCGGCTTGAGGCGCATATTCTAGTAATTCGCGATTAATAAGCGCATCAAAAAGCACCACTTTGGCATTTTTTAAAGTATTTAATGCTTTAATTGTGATCAATTCCGGGTCTCCGGGACCGGCGCCAACCACGCTTAGT contains the following coding sequences:
- the cobA gene encoding uroporphyrinogen-III C-methyltransferase → MYNSPKLSVVGAGPGDPELITIKALNTLKNAKVVLFDALINRELLEYAPQAEHIFVGKRKDKHRYSQDEINELIVKYALERGHVVRLKGGDPFIFGRGSEEINYAKSKGLETAVVSGITSSIAVPANIGIPLTQRGTSESFWVITGTTTQKKLSEDVRLAAQSTATVVILMGMAKLTEIVDIFSYYGKENTPVGIIQNGTTENEKSGFGTIKSIEKVVAEKQLTAPSIIVIGEVVRESGKLKAVTENFVEYELKNSPIGG